In one window of Vibrio sp. JC009 DNA:
- a CDS encoding type II toxin-antitoxin system YafO family toxin — MSDKLLKVRVFKHKILIDALTKDELEGLTKDFRVYKETGQKPDIFGRDEAYDHPDTLPILKSEEVKHIHLSANDAPFLSKIQFYQTSDKHLVYCQGWEDPNCFLLIAILAPNAHEQARNRTIMHNLGLIAEKFRQQF; from the coding sequence GTGAGTGATAAGCTATTAAAAGTTAGAGTTTTCAAGCATAAAATTTTAATAGATGCCTTGACTAAAGACGAACTTGAAGGACTGACAAAGGACTTTAGGGTGTATAAGGAAACTGGTCAAAAGCCAGATATTTTTGGTCGAGACGAAGCCTATGATCATCCTGATACACTACCGATATTGAAATCAGAAGAAGTTAAACATATCCATTTATCAGCCAACGATGCCCCATTCTTGAGCAAAATTCAATTTTATCAGACCAGTGATAAGCATCTAGTGTATTGCCAAGGATGGGAAGATCCTAACTGCTTTCTTTTAATTGCAATTCTTGCTCCTAATGCGCATGAGCAGGCTAGAAACAGAACTATCATGCACAATTTAGGCTTAATTGCTGAGAAGTTTAGACAACAGTTTTAA
- a CDS encoding methyl-accepting chemotaxis protein: MKGSVIRRMYAGFSLIVIMFVATIALMINGMNSIYAKFGAVSESSLPFVSLSNKTSVQLLSSDKLFKDYLTSDDQERMKQIREEFVKSRQTFNTTLAELEKASQIYAGAQNKMADLRQLEESYFTEAEEAMGNFSSMFAAEEKVSQSTRAFQRLNVELTVGMKERVAKQKSISVKLMAKSYFSKLEVASDVTVDALASADTELVKKAVAVNKKAVTHLNYAFNGLATQSPEIKAEFSDSVEQFTQDIGKPGGVLDQHYTFLVSQQKLYQNIANLTRKVDSAMEMLDSFNQLATQDLNKSLEEAGEIYDNGLRNAIIIGIAVVLIAVAIGYHVAHSVREPLTRILKSLESLAEGDITQRIEIRYNNEFSRVSGHINTLAENLHSILQKLNAASDNLTCAANTNQETSESAQSQLSHQREQTANVATAMTEMEHSVVEVAQSAQNSSEKVQLVENASESGRQIMSDNITTINQLEARLNESVDAVSDVQKMSAEIGTILDVIQNIAEQTNLLALNAAIEAARAGEQGRGFAVVADEVRVLAQRTSESTSEIENMISNLQSSSRSAGDVIESCMQDMEQSVSQASQANSAMEEIQALILEISQLSTHISQAAAEQTKTTSDIARSLEDINHIAEDSHEKMSEITAVNSDLTGLAKEQSDLVHQFKL; the protein is encoded by the coding sequence ATGAAAGGCTCAGTTATCCGGCGAATGTACGCTGGTTTTTCATTAATAGTAATTATGTTTGTTGCCACCATTGCCCTGATGATAAATGGGATGAACAGCATATACGCTAAGTTTGGTGCGGTATCAGAGAGCTCTCTGCCTTTTGTTTCATTGTCTAATAAGACCAGTGTTCAGCTGTTATCTTCTGATAAGCTCTTCAAAGATTATCTGACTTCCGATGATCAGGAAAGAATGAAACAGATACGTGAAGAGTTTGTAAAATCGAGACAAACCTTTAACACAACCCTGGCAGAGCTTGAAAAAGCGAGCCAGATCTATGCCGGTGCGCAAAATAAAATGGCCGACCTAAGGCAGCTCGAAGAGAGCTATTTTACAGAAGCAGAAGAAGCCATGGGCAATTTCAGCAGTATGTTTGCTGCTGAAGAAAAAGTCTCTCAGTCCACCAGAGCATTTCAGCGCCTAAATGTCGAGCTTACCGTGGGAATGAAAGAGCGTGTAGCCAAACAAAAAAGCATCTCTGTAAAACTGATGGCTAAAAGCTATTTCTCCAAACTGGAGGTGGCCTCTGACGTTACCGTGGATGCGCTTGCCAGCGCAGATACAGAGCTGGTAAAAAAAGCAGTTGCAGTAAACAAAAAGGCGGTCACTCATCTCAATTACGCTTTCAATGGCCTGGCAACTCAGTCTCCGGAAATCAAAGCTGAATTTTCAGATTCCGTGGAACAATTTACTCAGGACATAGGCAAACCCGGTGGTGTTCTGGACCAGCACTACACCTTCCTTGTATCACAACAAAAGCTCTATCAAAATATTGCCAACCTTACCCGCAAGGTTGATAGCGCAATGGAAATGCTGGATAGTTTTAATCAGCTTGCGACACAGGATCTGAATAAGTCATTAGAAGAAGCCGGGGAAATCTACGACAACGGTTTACGTAATGCGATTATCATAGGTATCGCCGTGGTACTTATCGCTGTTGCCATCGGATACCATGTTGCACACAGTGTAAGAGAACCACTGACCCGCATCCTTAAGTCCCTTGAGAGCCTGGCTGAAGGTGATATCACTCAACGCATTGAAATCCGGTATAACAACGAGTTTTCACGGGTAAGTGGCCACATCAATACGCTGGCAGAAAACCTGCACAGCATTCTTCAAAAGCTGAATGCCGCTTCCGATAACCTGACTTGTGCAGCCAATACCAATCAGGAAACCTCTGAGTCCGCGCAAAGCCAGCTAAGCCATCAGAGAGAACAAACAGCCAATGTAGCTACGGCAATGACAGAGATGGAGCATTCCGTTGTAGAAGTGGCTCAGAGCGCGCAGAACTCCTCAGAAAAAGTTCAGCTAGTCGAAAACGCTTCAGAGTCCGGCCGCCAGATTATGAGTGACAACATCACCACCATTAACCAGTTGGAAGCCCGGTTAAATGAATCTGTGGATGCGGTCTCTGACGTGCAAAAAATGAGTGCTGAGATCGGTACAATTCTGGATGTGATTCAGAATATTGCCGAGCAGACCAACCTTCTGGCACTGAATGCCGCCATTGAAGCCGCCCGTGCAGGCGAACAAGGGCGAGGTTTTGCCGTTGTTGCTGATGAAGTACGGGTTCTGGCTCAGCGCACATCAGAATCGACTTCAGAAATTGAAAATATGATCAGTAACCTTCAATCCAGCTCCCGCTCTGCCGGTGATGTTATTGAAAGCTGCATGCAGGATATGGAACAGTCTGTTTCGCAGGCTTCTCAGGCCAACAGCGCCATGGAAGAGATTCAGGCTCTGATCCTGGAGATAAGCCAGTTGAGCACCCACATTTCTCAGGCTGCGGCGGAGCAGACTAAAACCACCTCCGACATAGCAAGAAGCCTGGAAGACATTAATCATATTGCGGAAGACAGCCATGAAAAGATGTCTGAAATTACAGCGGTAAACAGTGACCTGACAGGCCTGGCGAAGGAGCAGTCTGACTTAGTTCATCAATTTAAACTGTAA
- a CDS encoding MmcQ/YjbR family DNA-binding protein codes for MNKQEFNQFCGSLKATHHVVQWGNSDVWKVGKKVFAIGFTLKNGDLAYTFKVSDRNYAFLKEYSGYRPAPYFANRGMKWIQQIETDGSLDEDLKYYIGESYRIVSSTLSKKEQLRLGLV; via the coding sequence ATGAATAAACAAGAATTTAATCAATTTTGCGGGTCATTAAAGGCGACTCATCACGTTGTGCAGTGGGGAAACTCTGACGTCTGGAAAGTTGGGAAGAAAGTTTTTGCTATTGGTTTTACATTAAAAAATGGAGACCTTGCATACACCTTCAAAGTCTCCGACAGGAACTATGCTTTTTTAAAAGAATACAGTGGTTATCGACCTGCACCATACTTTGCAAATCGAGGTATGAAGTGGATTCAGCAGATAGAAACTGACGGGAGCCTGGACGAGGATTTAAAGTACTACATAGGTGAATCCTACCGCATCGTATCAAGCACCCTCAGTAAAAAAGAGCAATTAAGATTAGGTCTGGTTTAA
- the ycfP gene encoding alpha/beta hydrolase YcfP — MIIYLHGFDSTSPGNHEKVLQLQFIDDDVRFINYSTLHPKHDMQHLLKEVHKVIEQSGDPNPIICGVGLGGYWSERVGFLCGIKQVIFNPNLHPEQNMQGKIDRPEEYEDIATKCVSEFRRKNSGKCLVVLSSNNEVHDTKALAGELEDYYEIIWDETQTHKFKKISQHLQRMKAFKDAE, encoded by the coding sequence ATGATTATATATTTACACGGCTTTGACTCAACAAGCCCTGGTAACCACGAAAAGGTTCTGCAGCTTCAGTTTATCGATGATGATGTAAGGTTTATCAACTACAGCACCCTTCATCCTAAGCATGATATGCAACACTTGTTAAAAGAAGTACATAAAGTTATTGAGCAGTCCGGTGATCCAAACCCGATTATTTGCGGTGTTGGGCTTGGCGGTTACTGGTCTGAGAGGGTCGGCTTTTTGTGCGGGATCAAGCAGGTGATATTCAATCCAAATCTGCACCCTGAGCAGAATATGCAGGGAAAAATTGACCGCCCTGAAGAGTATGAAGATATTGCCACTAAATGTGTTTCTGAATTCAGAAGAAAGAACAGCGGCAAATGTCTGGTTGTGCTTTCTAGCAACAATGAAGTTCATGACACTAAGGCTCTGGCCGGTGAGCTGGAAGACTATTATGAAATCATCTGGGATGAGACTCAGACGCATAAGTTTAAGAAAATCTCCCAGCACCTTCAGAGAATGAAGGCGTTTAAGGACGCTGAATAA
- the udp gene encoding uridine phosphorylase, whose translation MSQPVFHLGITEADLNGATVAIIPGDPDRVPKIANEMENPVQLARHREYNVYRAELDGKSVVICSTGIGGPSTSIAVEELAQCGVRTFLRVGTTGAIQPHVNVGDMIVSTGSVRLDGASLHFAPMEFPAVADFEVATAMKAAVEETGATVHMGVTASSDTFYPGQERYDTFSGRVVKRFQGSMQEWQDMGVLNFEMESATLLTMCASSGLKAGCVAGVIINRTQKEIPDHSTLKETEARSIKVVVEAARKML comes from the coding sequence ATGTCTCAACCAGTTTTCCATCTGGGTATTACCGAAGCCGATTTAAATGGTGCAACTGTAGCAATTATCCCAGGTGATCCGGATCGTGTGCCAAAGATCGCAAACGAGATGGAAAATCCTGTTCAGCTTGCACGTCATCGTGAATACAACGTTTACCGTGCTGAACTGGATGGTAAGTCAGTAGTTATCTGTTCAACCGGTATCGGTGGCCCTTCAACGTCTATCGCCGTAGAAGAGCTGGCGCAGTGCGGTGTTCGTACATTCCTGCGTGTTGGTACTACAGGTGCAATTCAGCCGCATGTGAATGTAGGCGATATGATTGTTTCTACAGGCTCTGTACGTCTGGACGGTGCAAGCCTTCACTTCGCTCCAATGGAATTCCCGGCAGTTGCAGATTTTGAAGTAGCAACAGCAATGAAAGCAGCAGTAGAAGAGACTGGCGCAACGGTACATATGGGCGTGACAGCTTCAAGTGATACCTTCTACCCGGGCCAGGAGCGTTACGACACCTTCTCCGGCCGCGTTGTGAAGCGTTTCCAGGGCTCAATGCAAGAGTGGCAGGACATGGGTGTGCTGAACTTCGAAATGGAATCCGCAACCCTTCTGACTATGTGCGCAAGCTCAGGCCTGAAAGCGGGTTGTGTGGCGGGTGTTATCATCAACCGTACGCAGAAAGAGATCCCAGATCATTCGACGCTGAAAGAGACTGAGGCTCGTTCGATTAAGGTTGTGGTTGAGGCTGCTCGTAAGATGTTGTAA
- a CDS encoding phosphotransferase: MAKMTWNEATSLDESLASLETYFRSPPKMAELLSGGLTNRCWKVTSTQGESFVWRPVSAASHAFGISRMKEHRLLESLEECHLAPDAAYLNHAGLLVEWIEEDDPDSSFPVGEIELVSTLARIHSVDIHSKPIPLFSYTAKVDGYWHQLKSKPVEKEFEEIYLSYREQPIIEPVEPTLCHMDLGIYNLIMTSKGIRVIDWEYAGVADPRMDLAMTIDISEIDMPRAVENYCKIRRIEDTGAWLVGINQWMPRNRMMAMLWYLIGHQIWQDERYLEEAHRIKLKF; the protein is encoded by the coding sequence ATGGCAAAAATGACATGGAATGAAGCCACTTCTCTTGATGAATCTCTCGCTTCTCTGGAAACCTATTTCCGTTCCCCCCCTAAAATGGCAGAACTGCTTTCCGGCGGCCTTACCAACCGTTGCTGGAAAGTGACTTCAACTCAGGGGGAGAGTTTTGTCTGGCGTCCCGTTTCTGCAGCTTCACACGCGTTTGGCATATCCAGAATGAAAGAGCACAGACTGCTTGAGTCGCTTGAGGAGTGCCACCTGGCCCCGGATGCCGCTTATCTTAATCATGCGGGATTGCTGGTTGAGTGGATAGAGGAGGACGATCCGGACAGCAGTTTTCCTGTCGGGGAAATTGAACTGGTCAGCACGCTGGCAAGAATTCATTCCGTGGATATTCACAGCAAACCGATCCCGCTCTTCTCTTACACCGCAAAAGTGGACGGCTACTGGCATCAGCTAAAAAGCAAGCCGGTGGAAAAAGAGTTTGAAGAGATTTACCTCTCCTATCGTGAGCAGCCCATTATCGAGCCGGTTGAGCCGACGCTTTGCCATATGGATCTGGGTATCTATAACCTGATTATGACCAGCAAAGGCATAAGGGTCATTGACTGGGAATACGCCGGAGTTGCTGACCCGAGAATGGATCTGGCGATGACCATCGATATTTCAGAAATTGATATGCCACGTGCGGTGGAGAACTACTGCAAGATCAGACGAATCGAAGATACGGGGGCCTGGCTTGTGGGAATAAACCAGTGGATGCCGAGAAACCGTATGATGGCCATGCTCTGGTACCTTATCGGGCACCAGATCTGGCAGGATGAGCGCTACCTGGAAGAGGCCCACAGGATAAAACTTAAGTTTTAA
- the lpoB gene encoding penicillin-binding protein activator LpoB, with amino-acid sequence MKKSIIALLGLAVILGGCSNRVSYGDAQAVETTTIDFGSSDLQKIAVDMVDSMLMSGSVAVITRDSRPIVFVERIKNKTSEHIDTESITDSVSTKMLNSGKFRFVDMGRVESVRKQLKFQNNDELADQSNAIQFGKMVGAQYMLYGNLSSIVKQAGSDKDVYYKMTMRLMDLQSGLIEWADETEIRKQESKSLIGF; translated from the coding sequence ATGAAAAAAAGTATTATTGCGTTACTAGGCCTGGCTGTGATCCTGGGTGGTTGTTCCAATAGAGTAAGTTACGGTGATGCGCAGGCAGTAGAAACAACGACAATTGACTTTGGTTCAAGTGATCTGCAGAAAATTGCGGTTGATATGGTTGATAGCATGCTGATGTCCGGCTCTGTGGCGGTCATCACCAGAGACAGCCGCCCAATCGTTTTTGTTGAGCGCATTAAGAACAAAACCAGTGAGCATATCGACACCGAATCCATTACCGACTCAGTCAGTACTAAAATGCTGAACTCAGGTAAATTCCGTTTTGTGGATATGGGTCGTGTGGAATCTGTGCGTAAGCAGCTGAAGTTCCAGAACAACGATGAGCTGGCGGATCAGAGCAACGCTATTCAGTTCGGTAAGATGGTCGGCGCTCAGTATATGCTTTACGGTAACCTGTCCAGTATTGTTAAGCAGGCAGGCAGCGATAAAGACGTATACTATAAAATGACGATGCGCCTTATGGATCTGCAAAGCGGCCTGATTGAGTGGGCTGACGAAACAGAAATCCGTAAGCAGGAGTCAAAAAGCCTGATCGGTTTTTAA
- a CDS encoding DUF1887 family protein, translated as MAIQVGIIDQDPIRLVTPLLDHRAICEHIIFIGDESQFGMYERLKQVLAQRDIKAEFFEIPSIVDTVLIRESIQKLEQDLLQRGDSIKLNASCGLRHRLLTVYEMFRRNSWEIFVVEPNSDKICWLYPENLPDIQVADKITISDYLTIFGARAEFNEQEIPEQLNLKLYKLGQKWAGNALELGPGLATLNYLATTCRKEQKLDVALTEKQQGYRELNMLLTDLVDTELADYENGILTFKSEDARRFSNGEWLETLVHSTVKQIQDELPTIQDHSLNVQVYRQLGEREVRNELDVASVVNNKLHIIECKTKGMRDDGDDTLYKLESLRDLLGGLQARAMLVSFRPLRHNDITRAEDLGLALIGPDELKQLKEHLHAWFDAAGGHEGL; from the coding sequence ATGGCCATTCAGGTTGGTATCATAGATCAAGACCCAATACGACTTGTCACACCGCTGCTGGATCACCGCGCGATATGCGAGCACATCATCTTTATCGGCGACGAAAGTCAGTTCGGTATGTATGAGCGCCTTAAGCAGGTGCTTGCCCAGAGAGACATCAAAGCTGAGTTTTTTGAGATCCCTTCCATCGTAGACACCGTCCTTATTCGCGAATCTATCCAGAAGCTGGAGCAGGATCTACTTCAGCGCGGCGATTCCATCAAGCTGAATGCCAGTTGCGGACTTCGGCACAGGCTGCTTACCGTTTACGAGATGTTCCGCAGAAACAGTTGGGAAATATTTGTGGTAGAACCTAACAGCGACAAGATCTGCTGGCTCTACCCGGAAAACCTGCCTGATATTCAGGTCGCCGACAAAATTACCATTTCAGATTACCTCACCATCTTTGGTGCCAGAGCTGAATTTAATGAACAGGAAATCCCGGAGCAGCTTAACCTGAAGCTCTATAAGCTAGGGCAGAAGTGGGCAGGCAACGCACTTGAATTAGGTCCGGGCCTTGCCACGCTAAACTATCTGGCCACCACCTGTCGTAAAGAGCAAAAACTGGATGTGGCACTGACAGAAAAGCAACAGGGCTACCGTGAGCTGAATATGCTGCTGACAGACCTGGTAGACACTGAACTGGCAGACTATGAAAACGGCATTCTGACCTTTAAAAGCGAAGATGCCCGACGCTTCTCCAACGGCGAATGGCTGGAAACTCTGGTTCACAGCACAGTAAAACAGATCCAGGATGAGCTGCCGACCATTCAGGACCACTCCCTGAATGTTCAGGTCTACCGCCAGCTTGGCGAGCGCGAAGTCAGAAACGAGCTGGATGTGGCATCCGTGGTCAATAACAAGCTGCATATCATCGAATGTAAGACCAAAGGCATGCGCGACGACGGCGATGACACACTATACAAACTGGAATCACTAAGAGACCTGCTGGGCGGTCTTCAGGCAAGAGCTATGCTGGTCAGCTTCCGCCCTCTTCGCCACAACGATATTACCCGCGCAGAAGATCTGGGCCTGGCGCTTATCGGGCCGGATGAGCTAAAGCAGCTTAAGGAACATTTGCATGCATGGTTTGATGCGGCTGGGGGGCATGAGGGGTTATAG
- a CDS encoding HIT domain-containing protein has translation MAEETIFSKIIRKEIPADVLYQDDLVTAFRDINPRAPSHILIVPNKLIPTTNDLEADDELAMGRLFTVAKKLAKEEGIDENGYRLIVNCNSHGGQEVYHIHMHLLGGKPLGPLILG, from the coding sequence ATGGCAGAAGAAACCATATTCAGTAAGATTATTCGTAAGGAAATTCCGGCTGATGTTTTGTATCAGGACGATTTAGTTACGGCATTCAGAGACATTAACCCGAGAGCGCCGAGTCATATTCTTATCGTTCCGAATAAACTTATTCCGACAACCAATGATCTTGAAGCCGATGATGAGCTTGCAATGGGACGTCTGTTCACTGTGGCTAAAAAGCTGGCGAAAGAAGAAGGCATCGATGAGAACGGTTACCGTCTAATCGTAAACTGCAACTCGCATGGCGGTCAGGAAGTTTACCATATCCATATGCACCTGCTTGGTGGTAAGCCTCTGGGGCCACTTATTCTGGGTTAA
- a CDS encoding NAD(P)/FAD-dependent oxidoreductase: MTRIVVVGGGAGGLELATKLGRKLGRKGKAEITLIDRKASHLWKPLLHEVATGSLDEGVDALSYRAHAKNHGFRFRLGSLENIDREGKFITLSAAYDEKGEQVMPTRQFPYDILVMAIGSTSNDFNTSGVRENCIFLDSPEQARRFREEMNNEFFKLHWKDYNGTVDIAIVGAGATGVELSAELHNAIKELQAYGFDDLDSSKLNVNLIEAGERILPALPPRISSSAHSELTRLGVNVRTTTMVTKAESDGLTTKDGEKIPAQIMVWAAGIKAPDFIKDIAGLETNRINQLVVKDTLQTTRDDDIFVIGDLAQCTQPDGSFVPPRAQAAHQMADQAFSNIIAKLNNKSLKAYIYKDHGSLVSLSNFSTVGSLMGNLTKGSMMVEGRIARMVYISLYRMHQMALHGVVKTALMMLVGRINRVLRPNLKLH, from the coding sequence ATGACTCGCATTGTTGTAGTAGGTGGTGGTGCCGGTGGTCTGGAGTTGGCGACAAAGCTAGGCCGCAAATTGGGCCGTAAAGGCAAAGCGGAAATCACCCTGATTGACCGTAAGGCCAGCCATTTGTGGAAGCCATTGCTGCATGAAGTGGCAACGGGTTCCTTGGATGAAGGTGTCGATGCGCTTAGCTATCGCGCGCATGCCAAGAATCACGGCTTTAGATTCCGCTTAGGATCCCTTGAAAACATCGACCGCGAAGGGAAATTTATTACCCTAAGCGCAGCATACGATGAAAAAGGCGAGCAGGTGATGCCAACCAGACAGTTCCCCTACGATATTCTGGTGATGGCAATCGGCTCTACTTCCAACGATTTTAATACTTCCGGGGTGCGTGAAAACTGCATCTTCCTTGATAGTCCAGAACAGGCACGTCGCTTCCGGGAAGAGATGAACAACGAATTCTTCAAGCTTCACTGGAAGGATTACAATGGAACGGTAGATATTGCGATTGTCGGAGCTGGTGCAACCGGTGTTGAGCTTAGCGCAGAGCTTCATAACGCGATTAAAGAACTCCAAGCTTATGGGTTTGATGACTTAGATTCGAGTAAGCTGAATGTGAACCTGATTGAAGCCGGGGAGCGTATATTGCCGGCTCTTCCTCCTCGTATTTCGTCTTCTGCACATAGTGAGTTAACCAGGCTGGGTGTGAATGTACGTACTACGACCATGGTAACAAAAGCAGAGTCTGATGGTCTGACTACAAAGGATGGGGAAAAGATCCCCGCACAAATCATGGTCTGGGCCGCTGGGATCAAGGCTCCTGATTTTATTAAAGATATTGCTGGCCTTGAGACAAACCGTATTAATCAACTGGTTGTAAAAGATACCCTGCAGACAACCCGGGATGACGATATTTTTGTCATCGGTGATCTGGCTCAGTGCACACAGCCTGATGGTTCTTTTGTTCCGCCACGTGCTCAGGCAGCACACCAGATGGCAGATCAGGCGTTTAGTAATATCATCGCAAAGCTGAATAATAAATCGTTGAAAGCCTATATCTACAAGGACCATGGCTCTCTGGTTTCACTAAGTAACTTTTCAACTGTTGGTAGCCTGATGGGCAATTTGACCAAGGGTTCAATGATGGTTGAAGGGCGTATTGCTCGCATGGTGTATATTTCGTTATACAGAATGCATCAGATGGCATTGCATGGAGTGGTCAAAACAGCATTGATGATGTTGGTGGGAAGAATTAACAGAGTTCTTAGGCCAAACTTAAAATTGCACTGA
- a CDS encoding YcfL family protein translates to MKNIMMALVAVLAIAGCTKNTAGLRVEGDTQNVLFGDNVLGGRLIIDNIATTDVDGHARGVVTLTSQYKGDQNIQYRYYWYDNDGLEVNSKLAAWKQTLVRGFETVTISEVSVNPNGKQFRVQIRQAD, encoded by the coding sequence ATGAAAAATATAATGATGGCGTTAGTGGCTGTATTGGCGATCGCAGGTTGTACTAAAAACACAGCCGGTTTAAGAGTGGAAGGGGATACTCAGAATGTCCTGTTTGGTGACAATGTTCTGGGTGGCCGCCTGATTATCGATAATATCGCAACCACAGATGTTGATGGACACGCCCGTGGTGTCGTTACATTAACAAGCCAGTACAAAGGCGATCAGAATATCCAGTACCGTTATTACTGGTATGACAATGATGGTCTTGAGGTGAATTCAAAGCTTGCAGCCTGGAAACAGACTTTGGTTAGAGGCTTTGAGACAGTGACGATCTCTGAGGTGTCTGTGAACCCAAATGGTAAGCAGTTCCGTGTTCAAATTCGTCAAGCAGATTAA